In Pithys albifrons albifrons isolate INPA30051 chromosome 8, PitAlb_v1, whole genome shotgun sequence, a single window of DNA contains:
- the RPL37A gene encoding large ribosomal subunit protein eL43, giving the protein MAKRTKKVGIVGKYGTRYGASLRKMVKKIEISQHAKYTCSFCGKTKMKRKAVGIWHCGSCMKTVAGGAWTYNTTSAVTVKSAIRRLKELKDQ; this is encoded by the exons GCCAAGCGCACCAAGAAGGTCGGGATTGTGGGTAAATATGGGACCCGTTACGGTGCATCCCTTAGGAAAATGGTGAAGAAGATTGAAATTAGCCAGCATGCCAAGTATACCTGCTCCTTCTGTGGCAAG aCCAAAATGAAGAGGAAGGCTGTGGGTATCTGGCACTGTGGATCCTGCATGAAGACAGTTGCTGGTGGTGCCTGGACTTACAA TACCACCTCTGCAGTGACAGTCAAATCTGCAATCAGAAGACTGAAGGAACTGAAAGACCAGTAG